Sequence from the Bacillota bacterium genome:
CTTCGCACTGCGTTCCCTTGCCGCCCCCGGGCGGACCCATGATCAGAAGATTCACAGCTCCTCTGCCCCTCCTGTTCTTTAGACTTCTTGTCCGCTTAAAGCCAAAAAAATGGTCGGGATGACAGGATTTGAAGACCTACCCCCTTCACAAAGCATAGCATTTTCAAGGCTTTCCCGTCAACTGTCCGCCGAATTGTCTGCCGTTTGGCTTGTAAAACCTTGTGGCTCCTTGCGCGACGGCCCTAATTTGAGTATTTCGGCCAAGCTGGCCCCTTTTCGGACCGGGTGAGCGTATACCGCCGCCGTGGTGGCGGTGGATGAGTGACCCAGGAATGCAGACACCGTAGCCAACGGCTGCCCGGCGTCAAGCATAAGGCTGCCCGCCGTATGACGCAAATCGTGAACGCGAATGCGCACCAACCCGGCCCGATTCAGCATTCGCCAAAACGCTCTCCGAACCGCCATTTCCCGCACCGGCCGGCCGTCTTCGGCCCGGAAAACCAGCCCCTGCAAGTTGACCACCCTGGACTTCCCCTGCTCCCGGCGGTGCTCCGCCAGCAGCGCCAGGGTTTCTTGATCTAAAGTTAGTGTCCGACTGCTAGCCGGAGTTTTTAGCCGGTCGTTGATCTTGCGCGTGCGGACATCAACCGACTGGCGAACGGTCAATACCCCCTGGTCGAAGTCCACATCCCGCCACTCCAAGCCCAAAGCTTCACTCAGCCGTAGCCCGGTCAGCGCCAGCACCCTAATGACCAGGCCATGCTTGAATTTCCCAGCCACACCCAAGAGCCGGACCAATTCTCCCGGGTTTAGCACACGGCGCTCTTTCCGCGGCACCCTGGGCGCTTTCAGGCTGGCGGCCAGATCGTCGGCGATCACCCCGTCTACTTTCGCCGCCCGCAGGGCCGTCCGGGCCGTCCCGTAAATGCCCTTGACCGTGGCCGGGGCCAGCGGCTTGCGAAGTGACTTGAAGTGGTCTTTGAGCCGTGTCTTCAACTCAAAGCCGATCAGGCCGTACAACGCAAGGTCTCCTGTTGCTGCTATAAGGTGCTTCACATGCAAAGCGTAAGTCTTTAACGCTCTGTCCGAAACCGTTTCTTCGATGTTCGCCAACCACCGTTCCAGATACTCCCCCATTGTCATTGCCGCCACCCGTGGCCCCGAAGGCCGCCGGTGCTTGACTTCCAGTTCCGACATGCGATACCGGGCTTCCTTCTCAGCGCCACGGAAAGTCTCAGTGTAGTACCGCCGCCTACCCTTGGCGTCTTTTCCCAGATAAACCGAAATTAAATAGCTCTCCCGCCCCCTTTTGCGGATTTGCGCCATTTCATCGCTCCCCTTTCGGTTAGGGAGCCGGACAAGGG
This genomic interval carries:
- a CDS encoding site-specific integrase; this translates as MSELEVKHRRPSGPRVAAMTMGEYLERWLANIEETVSDRALKTYALHVKHLIAATGDLALYGLIGFELKTRLKDHFKSLRKPLAPATVKGIYGTARTALRAAKVDGVIADDLAASLKAPRVPRKERRVLNPGELVRLLGVAGKFKHGLVIRVLALTGLRLSEALGLEWRDVDFDQGVLTVRQSVDVRTRKINDRLKTPASSRTLTLDQETLALLAEHRREQGKSRVVNLQGLVFRAEDGRPVREMAVRRAFWRMLNRAGLVRIRVHDLRHTAGSLMLDAGQPLATVSAFLGHSSTATTAAVYAHPVRKGASLAEILKLGPSRKEPQGFTSQTADNSADS